A DNA window from Rhizobium sp. NXC14 contains the following coding sequences:
- a CDS encoding Gfo/Idh/MocA family oxidoreductase, which produces MSIKTVAIVGCGIGRSHIVEGYLPHSDKFKVAAICDLNEERMAAVGDEFGIERRTTSFETLLADETIDIIDICTPPGIHLEQVVAALGAGKHVVCEKPLTGSLAGVDTIMEAEKTAKGVLMPIFQYRYGDGIQKAKRIIDAGIAGKPYTASVETFWLRKPEYYSVPWRGKWATELGGVLVTHALHLHDMLMHLMGPAARVFGRVATRVNDIEVEDCASASLLMENGAFVSLSCTLGSQEQISRLRLHFENVTFESTHEPYTPGKDPWKIIAANDDVQEKIDRVVGDWQPVAPRFTTQMGQFHAFLSGTGPLPVTTKDARRALELVTAIYQSSDSGAEVPLPVGPDSPKYADWRARTK; this is translated from the coding sequence ATGAGCATCAAGACCGTCGCGATCGTCGGCTGCGGCATTGGCCGTTCGCATATCGTCGAAGGCTATCTGCCGCATTCCGATAAGTTCAAGGTGGCGGCGATCTGCGATCTGAACGAAGAACGCATGGCCGCCGTCGGCGACGAGTTCGGCATCGAACGCCGCACCACCTCTTTCGAGACGCTGCTGGCCGACGAAACGATCGACATCATCGATATCTGCACCCCTCCCGGCATTCATCTGGAGCAGGTGGTCGCCGCTCTCGGTGCCGGCAAGCATGTTGTCTGCGAAAAGCCGCTGACGGGCTCGCTAGCCGGCGTCGATACCATCATGGAAGCGGAAAAGACCGCCAAAGGCGTGCTGATGCCGATCTTCCAGTACCGCTACGGCGACGGCATCCAGAAGGCCAAACGGATCATCGATGCCGGCATTGCCGGCAAGCCCTATACGGCTTCCGTTGAAACCTTCTGGCTGCGCAAGCCCGAATATTACTCCGTGCCCTGGCGCGGCAAATGGGCGACCGAACTCGGCGGCGTACTCGTCACCCATGCCCTGCACCTGCACGACATGCTGATGCATTTGATGGGTCCGGCGGCAAGGGTCTTCGGCCGCGTCGCCACCCGCGTCAATGATATCGAGGTCGAGGATTGTGCCTCCGCCAGCCTGCTGATGGAAAACGGCGCCTTCGTCTCGCTGTCCTGCACGCTCGGCTCGCAGGAACAGATCAGCCGGCTGAGACTGCATTTCGAGAATGTCACCTTCGAAAGCACGCACGAACCCTATACGCCGGGCAAGGATCCCTGGAAGATCATCGCCGCCAATGATGACGTTCAGGAAAAGATCGATCGCGTGGTCGGCGACTGGCAGCCCGTTGCGCCGCGCTTCACCACCCAGATGGGTCAGTTCCACGCCTTCCTCAGCGGCACTGGACCCCTGCCGGTGACTACGAAGGATGCGCGCCGTGCGCTCGAACTCGTCACCGCCATCTACCAGTCTTCCGACAGCGGCGCCGAAGTGCCGCTGCCGGTCGGTCCCGACAGTCCGAAATACGCCGATTGGCGCGCAAGAACGAAGTAA
- a CDS encoding FAD-dependent oxidoreductase → MMRQLPKTAKAVVIGGGIIGCSTAYHLGKLGWTDTVLLERKKLTSGTTFHAAGLVGQLRTSANITQLLGYSVDLYKRLEAETGLGTGWKMNGGLRLACNEERWTEVRRQATTAQSFGLDMQLLTPQEAFDLWPLMTIDDLVGAAFLPTDGQANPSDITQALAKGARISGVSIFEDTEVLDLDIDKGKIRAVITAEGRIECERVVVCAGQWTRAFAARFGVSVPLVSVEHQYIITESFGVPSNLPTLRDPDRLTYYKEEVGGIVMGGYEPNPIAWAKDGIPEGFHYTLLDSNFEHFEQIMEQALGRVPALENVGVKQLLNGPESFTPDGNFILGEAPELKNFYVGAGFNAFGIASAGGAGMALAEWVTKGEPPYDLWPVDIRRFGRPHFDTDWVRTRTLEAYGKHYTMAWPFEEHSSGRPCRKSPLYDRLKAQGACFGEKLGWERPNWFADLFANEEPRDMYSYGRQNWFEAVGREHKAVREAAVIFDQTSFAKFVLKGRDAEAALSWIASNDVAKPVGSLVYTQMLNDRGGIECDLTVARIAENEYYIVTGTGFATHDFDWIARNIPDEMHAELVDVTSAYSVLSLMGPNARAVLENVTGGDVSNAAFPFGQVRTIGISGCPVRALRITYVGELGYELHVPVEYATTVYDVLMASGGEFGLVNAGYRAIESCRLEKGYRAWGSDIGPDHTPVEAGLGWAVKIRKNIPFRGRGAIERQLKDGVKKRLGCFVPDDPNTVLLGRETIYRDGKRVGWLSSGGFGYTLGKAIGYGYVRNPEGVTEDFVLSGTYELDVARERIPCKVSLSPLYDPDMARVKG, encoded by the coding sequence ATGATGAGACAATTACCGAAGACGGCAAAGGCCGTGGTCATCGGCGGCGGCATCATCGGCTGCTCGACAGCTTATCATCTCGGCAAGCTCGGCTGGACCGATACCGTCCTGCTCGAACGCAAGAAGCTCACCTCCGGCACCACCTTTCATGCTGCCGGTCTCGTCGGCCAGCTGCGCACGAGCGCCAACATCACCCAGTTGCTCGGTTACTCCGTCGATCTCTACAAGCGGCTGGAGGCGGAAACCGGCCTCGGCACCGGCTGGAAGATGAATGGCGGCCTGCGGCTTGCCTGCAATGAGGAGCGCTGGACGGAGGTTAGGCGCCAGGCGACCACGGCGCAGTCCTTCGGCCTCGACATGCAGTTGCTGACGCCGCAAGAAGCCTTCGATCTCTGGCCGCTGATGACGATTGACGATCTCGTCGGCGCCGCCTTTCTACCAACCGACGGTCAGGCCAACCCCTCCGACATCACCCAGGCGTTGGCCAAAGGCGCCCGTATATCAGGCGTCTCGATTTTCGAGGATACCGAGGTTCTCGATCTCGACATCGACAAGGGAAAGATCCGTGCAGTTATCACCGCTGAGGGGCGCATCGAATGCGAGCGGGTCGTCGTCTGTGCCGGTCAATGGACACGCGCCTTCGCCGCCCGCTTCGGCGTCAGCGTGCCGCTGGTCTCCGTTGAGCACCAATATATCATCACCGAATCCTTCGGTGTGCCTTCTAACCTGCCGACGCTGCGTGATCCCGATCGCCTGACCTATTACAAGGAGGAGGTCGGTGGTATCGTTATGGGCGGCTATGAGCCGAACCCGATTGCCTGGGCGAAAGATGGGATCCCCGAGGGTTTCCACTACACGCTGCTGGACAGCAATTTTGAGCATTTCGAGCAGATCATGGAGCAGGCGCTCGGCCGTGTTCCGGCGCTGGAGAATGTCGGCGTCAAGCAGCTCTTGAACGGCCCGGAAAGCTTCACGCCCGACGGCAACTTCATTCTCGGCGAGGCGCCGGAACTGAAGAACTTCTACGTCGGCGCCGGCTTCAACGCCTTCGGCATCGCGTCTGCCGGCGGCGCCGGCATGGCACTGGCCGAATGGGTGACGAAGGGCGAACCGCCCTATGATCTCTGGCCGGTTGACATCCGCCGTTTTGGACGCCCGCATTTCGATACCGACTGGGTGCGCACCCGCACGCTCGAAGCCTATGGCAAACACTACACCATGGCCTGGCCGTTCGAGGAGCATTCGAGCGGCCGCCCCTGTCGCAAATCGCCGCTCTATGACCGGCTGAAGGCACAGGGCGCCTGTTTCGGCGAGAAGCTCGGCTGGGAGCGGCCGAACTGGTTTGCCGATCTCTTCGCCAATGAAGAGCCACGGGATATGTACAGCTATGGCCGTCAGAACTGGTTCGAGGCCGTCGGCCGCGAGCATAAGGCGGTGCGCGAAGCGGCGGTCATCTTCGACCAGACCTCCTTTGCCAAATTCGTGCTGAAGGGCAGGGATGCCGAGGCAGCACTCTCCTGGATCGCTTCCAACGATGTCGCAAAACCTGTGGGATCGCTCGTCTACACCCAGATGCTGAACGACAGGGGTGGCATCGAATGCGATCTGACCGTCGCCCGTATCGCCGAGAACGAATATTACATCGTCACCGGCACGGGTTTTGCCACCCACGACTTCGATTGGATCGCACGCAATATTCCGGACGAGATGCATGCCGAACTTGTCGACGTCACGTCAGCCTATTCCGTTCTGTCGCTGATGGGGCCGAATGCGCGAGCGGTGCTCGAAAACGTGACCGGCGGCGATGTCTCCAATGCGGCCTTCCCCTTCGGCCAGGTCAGGACCATCGGCATATCGGGCTGTCCGGTGCGCGCGCTGCGCATTACCTATGTCGGCGAACTCGGCTACGAGCTGCATGTCCCAGTCGAATATGCCACCACGGTCTATGACGTGCTGATGGCATCAGGCGGCGAATTCGGCCTTGTCAATGCCGGCTATCGCGCCATCGAGAGCTGCCGGCTGGAAAAGGGGTATCGCGCCTGGGGATCCGATATCGGGCCCGATCACACGCCTGTCGAAGCCGGCCTCGGCTGGGCGGTGAAGATCCGCAAGAACATCCCCTTCCGCGGTCGCGGGGCGATCGAGCGGCAGCTGAAGGACGGCGTGAAAAAGCGCCTTGGCTGCTTCGTTCCCGACGATCCCAATACAGTGCTGCTCGGCCGCGAAACCATTTATCGCGACGGCAAGCGTGTCGGCTGGCTCTCGAGCGGCGGCTTCGGTTACACGCTTGGGAAGGCGATCGGCTACGGCTACGTCCGCAATCCCGAGGGGGTTACCGAGGATTTCGTCCTCTCCGGCACCTATGAGCTCGATGTCGCCAGGGAGCGCATTCCCTGCAAGGTGTCGCTTTCGCCGCTTTACGATCCCGATATGGCGCGGGTGAAGGGCTGA
- a CDS encoding mannitol dehydrogenase family protein, whose protein sequence is MSDRLQNVTGLAPTAKLPAYNRNALKAGILHLGPGAFFRAHFAPFTDAALAAAGGDWGIEVASLRTPDVADNLSAQNGLYTMLIRDTSGTTAEVIGSILKAHVAPRDPAGLLARLEDPAIRIVSMTVTEKAYGFDPATGGLDLKHPDIVADLANRHAPRGVIGYLVEGLARRRQKGVAPFTPLSCDNLPSNGAVLKRLVLEFTSRIDADLHRWIETNVPFPSTMVDRITPASTEATYADAERLTGRTDLAAIETEPFTQWVIEDHFANGRPAWEKVRGALMVEEVSAYEKMKLRMLNGAHSLLAYLGYIGGYEFIRDVMDDTGLAALAYRHMHAAARTLDAVPGIDLNDYANELIARFANKAIAHRTYQIAMDGTQKLPQRLLEPACEVLAKGDRAETYAVAVAAWMRYAIGEHGNGERYELRDPRAGEIAALIADVPRTGPAISAALFTLPGLFPAALTGHRAWTQDVSDKLEILIQDDRLPLF, encoded by the coding sequence GTGAGCGACAGACTGCAGAACGTGACCGGCCTTGCGCCGACGGCGAAGCTTCCCGCCTATAACAGGAATGCACTGAAGGCCGGCATCCTGCATCTCGGCCCCGGCGCCTTCTTCCGCGCCCATTTCGCACCCTTCACGGATGCGGCGCTCGCAGCCGCAGGCGGCGACTGGGGTATCGAGGTGGCGAGCCTGCGCACGCCCGATGTCGCGGACAATCTCTCCGCCCAGAACGGCCTCTATACGATGCTGATCCGCGATACGTCGGGCACGACGGCCGAGGTGATCGGTTCGATCCTGAAGGCGCATGTGGCGCCGCGCGATCCGGCCGGGCTGCTGGCGCGGCTCGAGGATCCTGCCATCCGCATCGTCAGCATGACGGTGACGGAAAAGGCCTATGGTTTCGATCCCGCAACGGGCGGCCTAGACCTCAAACACCCCGATATTGTCGCCGATCTTGCCAATCGGCATGCGCCGCGCGGCGTCATCGGCTATCTCGTCGAAGGGCTGGCGCGCCGCAGACAGAAGGGCGTAGCCCCCTTCACCCCGCTCAGCTGCGACAACCTGCCGAGCAACGGCGCGGTACTGAAACGCCTCGTGCTGGAATTCACCTCGCGCATCGATGCCGATCTCCATCGCTGGATCGAGACTAATGTCCCCTTCCCCTCGACGATGGTCGACCGCATCACGCCGGCAAGCACCGAGGCGACCTATGCCGATGCCGAGCGGCTGACGGGCCGCACCGACTTGGCGGCGATCGAGACCGAGCCCTTCACCCAATGGGTCATCGAAGATCATTTCGCCAATGGTCGGCCGGCCTGGGAAAAGGTACGCGGCGCGCTGATGGTCGAGGAAGTCTCGGCCTACGAAAAAATGAAGCTCAGGATGCTGAACGGCGCCCATTCGCTGCTTGCCTATCTCGGTTATATCGGCGGCTATGAATTCATCCGCGACGTGATGGACGACACTGGCCTTGCCGCCCTTGCCTACCGTCACATGCACGCGGCTGCGCGCACCCTCGACGCCGTCCCCGGCATCGATCTCAATGATTATGCCAACGAATTGATAGCACGCTTTGCAAACAAGGCGATCGCACACCGCACCTACCAGATCGCCATGGACGGCACTCAGAAACTGCCGCAGCGGCTGCTGGAGCCGGCATGTGAGGTGCTGGCGAAGGGCGACCGGGCGGAGACCTACGCGGTCGCAGTCGCGGCCTGGATGCGCTATGCGATCGGCGAACACGGCAATGGCGAACGTTATGAGCTGCGCGATCCCCGTGCCGGCGAAATCGCCGCGCTCATTGCCGATGTGCCCCGCACCGGTCCGGCGATTTCGGCGGCGCTCTTCACCCTCCCCGGCCTTTTCCCGGCGGCTTTGACGGGCCATCGGGCGTGGACGCAGGATGTGTCGGATAAGCTGGAGATTCTGATCCAGGATGATCGGCTGCCGCTGTTTTAA
- a CDS encoding phosphotransferase, with protein sequence MTPEDRIHALGIWQGSIEISPIAGGITNRNYLVSDAVARCVVRLGTDIPIHHISRQNELAASRAAHAAGLSPAVIHHSPGVLVLEYIEARALLPEDIRAPGMLARVVPLVRACHHDIARHFRGPAMIFWVFHVIRDYAANLKAAGSAYLPLLAKLVTNAETLEEAAGPFDIAFGHNDLLAANFLDDGKRLWLIDWDYAGFNTPLFDLGGLASNNELPESAERLMLEIYFDRPPADELIRRYAAMKCASLLRETFWSMISEIHSTIDFDYAAYTAENLARFERAYQAFERDQ encoded by the coding sequence ATGACGCCTGAGGATAGGATTCATGCGCTTGGCATCTGGCAGGGCTCGATCGAAATATCGCCGATAGCAGGCGGCATCACCAACAGGAACTATCTGGTCAGCGATGCCGTCGCGCGTTGCGTGGTGAGATTGGGCACCGACATTCCGATCCATCACATCAGCCGCCAGAACGAGCTTGCCGCCAGCCGCGCCGCACATGCCGCCGGCCTGTCGCCTGCCGTCATTCACCATTCGCCTGGCGTGCTGGTGCTCGAATATATCGAGGCGAGGGCGCTCTTGCCGGAGGATATCAGGGCGCCTGGCATGCTTGCCCGGGTGGTCCCGCTGGTGCGTGCCTGTCACCACGATATCGCCCGGCATTTCCGCGGCCCGGCGATGATCTTCTGGGTCTTCCACGTCATCCGCGATTATGCCGCCAACCTGAAAGCGGCAGGCAGCGCCTACCTTCCCTTGCTTGCGAAACTCGTCACCAACGCCGAGACACTGGAAGAAGCGGCAGGGCCTTTCGATATCGCCTTCGGCCACAATGATCTGCTGGCAGCCAATTTTCTCGATGACGGCAAGCGGCTTTGGCTGATCGACTGGGACTATGCCGGCTTCAACACGCCGCTTTTCGATCTTGGTGGATTGGCCTCCAACAACGAACTGCCGGAATCGGCCGAGCGGCTGATGCTGGAAATCTATTTCGACCGGCCGCCAGCCGATGAGCTGATCAGACGATACGCCGCGATGAAATGCGCCTCGCTCCTGCGCGAGACGTTCTGGAGCATGATTTCGGAAATCCATTCCACGATCGATTTCGACTATGCCGCCTATACGGCCGAGAATCTCGCTCGTTTCGAGCGCGCCTACCAAGCCTTTGAACGGGATCAATAA
- a CDS encoding extracellular solute-binding protein has product MTLRVSRRNFVAGSAALLSLSALGTSALAQETRLRLLWWGSQPRADRTNKVSQLYQSKNPGTSITGEFLGWGDYWPRLATQVAGRNAPDVIQMDYRYIVQYARRGALAPLESYMPAKLNLDDFDKAQIEGGSVDGHLYGVSLGANSAATVLNTTAFKEAGVDLPTQATTWDEFARMGAEITKAGKRKGMFGLADGSGGEPLFENWLRQRGKALYTADGKIAFDVDDASEWYDMWAKFRAAGACVPADIQALDKNDIETNTVSLGKAAAGFAHSNQFVAYQAMNKDKLALTNYMRIKPDSKGGHYRKPSMFFSVSAQSKSIDQAVDYINFFVKNPEAVLLLDVERGIPESAAMREVVAAKLDDNGKVALAYVSGLGDLAGKLPPPPPAGAGEGELMLRNIAEQVGFGQLSPSDGGKQLVTEITQILARG; this is encoded by the coding sequence ATGACTCTACGTGTTAGCAGACGTAATTTCGTTGCAGGAAGCGCAGCGCTTCTGTCGCTCTCGGCGCTCGGAACCAGCGCCTTGGCACAGGAAACGCGCTTGCGTCTCCTATGGTGGGGCTCGCAGCCTCGCGCCGACCGCACCAACAAGGTGTCGCAACTCTATCAATCGAAGAATCCGGGCACCTCGATTACCGGCGAATTCCTTGGCTGGGGCGATTACTGGCCGCGTCTGGCGACCCAGGTTGCCGGCCGCAATGCGCCCGACGTCATTCAGATGGACTATCGCTACATCGTTCAATACGCCCGGCGCGGCGCGCTCGCGCCGCTCGAATCCTACATGCCGGCCAAGCTCAATCTCGACGATTTCGACAAGGCGCAGATCGAAGGGGGCAGTGTCGACGGCCATCTCTATGGAGTCAGCCTGGGCGCCAATTCGGCTGCAACGGTGCTGAACACAACGGCCTTCAAAGAGGCCGGCGTCGATCTGCCGACGCAGGCGACCACCTGGGATGAATTCGCCCGCATGGGTGCGGAAATTACGAAGGCGGGCAAACGCAAGGGCATGTTCGGCCTCGCCGACGGCAGCGGCGGTGAACCGCTGTTCGAAAACTGGCTGCGCCAGCGCGGCAAGGCGCTCTATACCGCCGACGGCAAGATCGCCTTCGACGTGGACGACGCATCGGAATGGTACGACATGTGGGCCAAGTTCCGTGCGGCCGGCGCCTGCGTACCTGCCGATATCCAGGCTCTCGACAAGAACGATATCGAAACCAACACGGTGTCGCTCGGCAAGGCTGCCGCCGGTTTTGCCCATTCCAACCAGTTCGTCGCCTATCAGGCCATGAACAAGGACAAGCTGGCGCTCACCAACTACATGCGCATCAAGCCGGATTCGAAGGGCGGCCATTATCGCAAGCCTTCGATGTTCTTCTCGGTCTCGGCGCAGTCGAAGTCGATCGATCAGGCGGTTGATTACATCAACTTCTTCGTCAAGAACCCCGAGGCTGTGCTGCTACTGGATGTCGAGCGCGGCATTCCGGAATCGGCCGCCATGCGCGAGGTCGTTGCGGCGAAGCTCGATGACAACGGCAAGGTGGCCTTGGCCTATGTCAGCGGCCTTGGCGATCTCGCTGGCAAATTGCCGCCGCCGCCCCCCGCCGGCGCCGGCGAAGGCGAGTTGATGCTGCGCAACATTGCCGAACAGGTCGGTTTCGGACAGCTCTCTCCCTCCGACGGCGGCAAGCAGCTTGTCACTGAAATTACGCAGATTCTCGCACGAGGCTGA
- a CDS encoding carbohydrate ABC transporter permease, whose product MTEMTASVTAARPPSDITKRSLPGSLIVHALLIAASLLMVYPLLWMVSASVRPETEIFSSTSLIPSSIDFSSYARGWVGLDVSFGRFFWNSLVISLLVVTGNVIACSLTAFAFARLRFAGRNFWFAIMLGTLMIPYHVTLIPQYVLFLNLGWVNTILPLVVPKFLASDAFFIFLMVQFFRGIPRELDEAAMMDGCSAWRIYWKIMLPLSLPVLATAAIFSFIWTWDDFFGPLIYLNDMNTYTIQLGLRTFVDSTSASDWGGLFAMSTLTLVPVFFFFLFFQRLLIEGIATTGMKR is encoded by the coding sequence ATGACTGAGATGACCGCTTCCGTGACTGCGGCCAGGCCGCCATCCGATATCACCAAACGCAGCCTGCCCGGGTCGCTCATTGTCCACGCCCTGCTGATCGCCGCTTCGCTGCTCATGGTTTATCCGTTGCTGTGGATGGTTTCGGCTTCGGTCAGGCCGGAAACCGAGATCTTCTCGTCGACTTCGCTCATTCCGTCGTCGATCGATTTTTCGTCCTATGCGCGCGGGTGGGTCGGCCTCGATGTCAGCTTCGGCCGATTCTTCTGGAATTCGCTCGTCATCTCGCTGCTGGTCGTGACAGGCAATGTCATCGCCTGCTCGCTGACGGCCTTCGCCTTTGCCAGATTACGTTTTGCCGGCCGGAACTTCTGGTTCGCGATCATGCTCGGCACGCTGATGATCCCCTATCACGTCACGCTGATTCCGCAATATGTGCTGTTCCTCAACCTTGGCTGGGTCAACACCATCCTACCGCTCGTCGTGCCGAAGTTTCTGGCAAGCGACGCCTTCTTCATCTTCCTGATGGTGCAGTTCTTCCGCGGCATCCCGCGCGAACTCGACGAGGCAGCGATGATGGACGGCTGCAGCGCCTGGCGGATCTATTGGAAGATCATGCTGCCGCTGTCGCTGCCGGTGTTGGCAACGGCCGCCATCTTCTCCTTCATCTGGACCTGGGACGATTTCTTCGGACCTCTGATCTATCTGAACGACATGAACACCTACACGATCCAGCTCGGTCTGCGCACCTTCGTGGATTCCACCAGCGCTTCGGATTGGGGCGGTCTCTTCGCCATGTCGACCCTGACGCTGGTGCCGGTGTTCTTCTTCTTCCTGTTCTTCCAGCGCCTGCTGATCGAAGGCATCGCCACGACCGGCATGAAACGCTGA
- a CDS encoding sugar ABC transporter permease, producing the protein MSNAMRTPAGAITVERYQGAVAEGRFRRLWNANAPGYLFLLPWLIGFFGLTLGPALISLYLSFTDFDMLQSPRWVGMANYVRIATADPKFSAAMHVTLTYVVFSVPFKLTFALLVAMALNRGLRGLPIYRAIFYLPSLLGGSVAIAVLWRQLFASDGLVNAALAQIGIEGPSWISHPNYSIYTLVALSVWQFGSPMIIFLAGLRQIPQDMYEAASLDGASKFRQFYKITLPLLTPVIFFNAVVQTIEAFKAFTPAFIISGGTGGPINSTLFYTLYLYQEAFGNFRMGYASALAWILVVIIAIFTAFSFLSSRYWVHYDD; encoded by the coding sequence ATGAGCAATGCGATGCGCACGCCCGCAGGGGCCATAACAGTGGAAAGATATCAGGGGGCCGTGGCCGAAGGACGCTTCAGGCGTCTTTGGAATGCCAATGCTCCCGGCTATCTCTTCCTCCTTCCGTGGCTCATCGGCTTTTTCGGGCTGACGCTCGGGCCGGCCCTGATTTCGCTCTACCTCTCCTTCACCGATTTCGACATGCTGCAGTCGCCGCGGTGGGTGGGAATGGCGAATTACGTGCGCATCGCCACGGCGGATCCGAAATTTTCCGCCGCCATGCACGTCACTCTGACCTATGTCGTCTTTTCGGTGCCGTTCAAGCTCACCTTTGCCTTGCTGGTCGCCATGGCTCTGAACCGCGGCCTGCGCGGTCTGCCTATCTACCGTGCCATCTTCTATCTGCCGTCGCTGCTCGGCGGCAGCGTCGCGATCGCCGTGCTCTGGCGCCAGCTTTTCGCCAGTGACGGCCTCGTCAACGCCGCCCTCGCCCAGATTGGCATCGAAGGGCCGAGCTGGATCTCGCATCCGAACTATTCGATCTATACGCTGGTCGCGTTGTCCGTCTGGCAGTTCGGTTCGCCGATGATCATCTTTCTCGCCGGCCTGCGCCAGATCCCGCAAGACATGTATGAGGCGGCCAGCCTCGACGGCGCTTCGAAATTCCGGCAGTTCTACAAGATCACGCTGCCGCTTCTGACGCCGGTGATCTTCTTCAACGCTGTCGTGCAGACGATCGAAGCCTTCAAGGCCTTCACGCCCGCCTTCATCATATCGGGCGGCACCGGCGGCCCGATCAACTCGACACTGTTCTACACGCTCTACCTCTACCAGGAGGCCTTCGGCAATTTCCGCATGGGCTATGCCTCGGCCCTTGCCTGGATCCTGGTAGTTATCATCGCGATCTTCACCGCCTTCTCCTTCCTGAGCTCGCGTTATTGGGTGCACTACGATGACTGA
- the ugpC gene encoding sn-glycerol-3-phosphate ABC transporter ATP-binding protein UgpC, giving the protein MATSVVLQKVEKRYGAMDVIHGIDLTIDPGEFVVFVGPSGCGKSTLLRMIAGLEEISGGALLLDSERMNEVAPAKRGIAMVFQSYALYPHMSVYKNLAFGLETAGYKKAEIQPKVKRAAEILQIEKLLERKPKALSGGQRQRVAIGRAIVREPRIFLFDEPLSNLDAELRVQMRVEISRLHRQLGNTMIYVTHDQVEAMTMADKIVVLNSGRIEQVGAPLDLYNNPANRFVAGFIGSPKMNFLKARIEKVGEAETSIHVCGNSVRLPRRLKGEAGQEVTFGIRPEHLSLAEGAITLSTVNVDLVENLGGATMLYTTTPDGQLLTIALDGQQKVERGANVKTFFDPARCHVFDAAGKTI; this is encoded by the coding sequence ATGGCAACCAGTGTCGTTCTTCAGAAGGTCGAGAAGCGCTACGGCGCAATGGATGTGATCCATGGCATCGACCTGACGATCGATCCCGGCGAATTCGTCGTTTTCGTCGGCCCCTCGGGCTGCGGCAAATCCACCCTTCTGCGGATGATCGCCGGCCTCGAGGAGATCTCGGGCGGCGCGCTGCTGCTCGACAGCGAACGCATGAACGAGGTGGCGCCCGCCAAGCGCGGCATCGCCATGGTCTTCCAGTCCTACGCGCTCTATCCGCATATGTCGGTTTACAAGAACCTCGCCTTCGGCCTGGAGACGGCGGGTTACAAGAAGGCCGAGATCCAGCCGAAAGTAAAGCGCGCCGCCGAGATCCTGCAGATCGAGAAGCTCCTTGAGCGGAAGCCGAAAGCGCTCTCCGGCGGCCAGCGCCAGCGCGTGGCGATCGGCCGCGCCATCGTGCGCGAGCCACGCATCTTCCTGTTCGACGAACCGCTGTCCAACCTCGATGCCGAACTGCGCGTGCAGATGCGTGTCGAGATCTCCCGCCTGCACCGGCAGCTCGGCAACACCATGATCTACGTCACGCATGACCAGGTCGAAGCCATGACCATGGCAGACAAGATCGTCGTGTTGAATTCAGGCCGCATCGAGCAGGTCGGCGCGCCGCTCGATCTCTACAACAACCCGGCCAACCGCTTCGTCGCAGGATTCATCGGCAGCCCGAAGATGAATTTCCTCAAGGCCCGCATCGAAAAGGTCGGCGAGGCCGAAACCAGCATTCACGTCTGCGGCAACTCCGTCCGCCTGCCGCGCCGGCTGAAAGGCGAGGCCGGCCAGGAGGTCACCTTCGGCATTCGCCCCGAACATCTTTCGCTTGCAGAGGGCGCCATCACGCTCTCGACCGTCAATGTCGATCTCGTCGAAAATCTTGGCGGCGCCACCATGCTCTACACCACGACGCCGGATGGGCAGCTCTTGACGATCGCCCTTGACGGCCAGCAGAAGGTCGAGCGGGGCGCCAATGTGAAGACCTTCTTCGATCCCGCCCGCTGCCACGTATTCGACGCCGCCGGTAAAACGATCTGA